One window from the genome of Asterias rubens chromosome 11, eAstRub1.3, whole genome shotgun sequence encodes:
- the LOC117296267 gene encoding lambda-crystallin homolog encodes MADSSAAGLPPPASTRKGKIGIIGSGLIGRSWALIFAGAGYNVTIYDIEQSQLTNALEDIEKQLEELKKSGLLRGSLSPEQQRALISVTMEMKDAVTGAVHVQECVPENEDLKRKVFMQMEQYADDSTVLCSSTSCIVPSKFTHQLKRRNQCIVAHPCNPPYYCPLVEIIPNSWTDQSIMSRTRSLLEEVGQVPVTVKREIDGFASNRMQYALINEAWRLVADGVMSSEDVDKIFTAGLGMRYAFCGPFEVIHLNAEGTSNYMERYGPTINRVTSSFGPPPNFKEEGSDAIFAESATRFPLDQLQERRQWRDRRLVALAKLKHDMNAKE; translated from the exons ATGGCAGATTCTAGTGCAGCAGGGCTACCACCACCAGCATCAACTAGAAAAGGAAAGATTGGAATTATTGGCAg tggtCTGATTGGAAGGAGTTGGGCCTTGATCTTTGCTGGCGCAGGTTACAATGTCACCATATATGACATTGAACAATCACAG TTGACTAATGCTCTCGAAGACATTGAAAAGCAGTTGGAGGAACTAAAGAAGTCTGGTCTGTTAAGAGGCTCACTGTCTCCTgagcaacagagggcgctaatCAGTGTTACCATGGAGATGAAGGATGCAGTCACTGGTGCCGTGCATGTACAG GAATGTGTGCCAGAGAATGAAGATCTTAAGAGGAAAGTCTTTATGCAGATGGAACAGTACGCTGATGATTCTACTGTCCTTTGTAGTTCTACATCCTGTATAGTGCCTTCTAAATTCACTCATCAACTCAAACGCCGCAACCAATGCATTGTGGCCCATCCA TGTAACCCACCGTACTATTGCCCTCTAGTGGAGATCATACCCAACTCTTGGACTGACCAGTCCATTATGTCACGTACCCGGTCACTACTAGAAGAAGTTGGTCAGGTTCCTGTGACGGTCAAGAGAGAGATTGATGGGTTTGCTTCAAACCGTATGCAGTATGCCCTCATCAATGAAGCCTGGAGGTTGGTTGCT GATGGTGTGATGTCATCAGAAGATGTGGACAAGATTTTCACAGCTGGATTGGGAATGCGATATGCGTTCTGTGGACCATTTGAAGTCATTCACCTTAATGCTGAGG GTACATCCAACTACATGGAACGTTACGGTCCCACTATCAACAGAGTCACTTCATCATTTGGACCACCTCCAAACTTTAAGGAAGAAGGAAGTGATGCTATTTTTGCAGAAAGTGCTACAAGATTTCCACTTGATCAACTGCAGGAGAGACGTCAATGGCGAGATAGAAGACTGGTTGCCTTGGCTAAACTCAAACATGACATGAATGCCAAAGAATAA
- the LOC117296722 gene encoding corepressor interacting with RBPJ 1-like, translated as MGSSSRGKNSKEESRSSKRHVSSSSSEDSNSSSSSSESESESKIHFKKQKVDSATKKQRKREKKREREKKKKKETNKISKDDFYHKSTEFRLWLVEEKGKYFDQLTGAKAKNYFKKFVKRWNAGKLSKKFYRGIDHEDARASLTKYKWKFAERHTPTNIKKLDIASYDNRHNTTLSGDHMTPVADGLMKPKTFSTFGKSTASGSRDDSDQIGPSRPVQGPSRPVQGPMRPPSSSQAEYEITQEQRTKQLRKERKQFREHDKMVMEELAPRATGHEAKIEKRLLRAEQRKRKGNSPETRESFLYGGKTDIQSQVDAQRHKKEQRKEHWENKAATKAEEYRAKEKAKMSALLELARANKSENALW; from the exons ATGGGAAGTAGTTCAAG GGGAAAGAATTCTAAGGAAGAAAGCAGATCAAGTAAGCGTCATGTTAGCAGCAGTAGTAGCGAGGACAGCAATTCAAGTAGTTCATCTTCAG AGTCTGAGTCAGAATCTAAGATTCACTTCAAGAAGCAGAAAGTAGACTCAGCAACTAAGAAGCAGCGGAAACGAGAAAAGAAACGAGAAcgagagaagaagaaaaagaaagaaacaa ATAAGATCTCCAAGGATGACTTTTACCACAAAAGCACAGAGTTCAGATTATGGCTTGTTGAAGAG AAGGGCAAATACTTTGATCAACTTACGGGTGCAAAAGCCAAGAACTATTTCAAGAAATTTGTGAAGAGATGGAATGCAGGGAAGCTTTCAAAG AAATTTTACAGAGGAATAGACCATGAGGATGCCAGAGCATCTCTTACTAAATATAAATGGAAG TTTGCAGAGCGTCACACACCCACAAACATAAAGAAGCTTGACATTGCCAGCTACGATAACAGACATAATACAACGCTTAGTGGAGATCACATGACCCCAGTGGCTGACGGTCTCATGAAACCCAAGACCTTCTCAACCTTCGGCAAATCAACAGCATCGGGATCAAGAGATGACAGTGACCAAATTGGACCAAGTCGACCTGTACAAGGACCCTCAAGACCAGTACAGGGACCTATGCGACCA ccatctTCGTCACAAGCTGAGTATGAAATTACACAAGAGCAGAGAACGAAGCAACTCAGAAAAGAGCGAAAACAGTTTAGAGAACATGATAAAATG GTTATGGAAGAGCTTGCACCGAGGGCTACTGGCCATGAAGCCAAGATTGAAAAGAGATTGCTCCGAGCAGAGCAGAGAAAACGAAAAGGAAACAGCCCTGAGACAAGAGAGTCATTCCTGTACGGGGGAAA GACTGACATTCAGTCACAGGTAGATGCACAAAGGCATAAAAAGGAGCAGAGAAAAGAGCATTGGGAGAACAAAGCTGCCACCAAAGCAGAGGAATATAGGGCAAAGGAGAAGGCAAAGATGTCT GCACTGTTGGAGCTTGCAAGAGCAAACAAAAGTGAGAATGCACTCTGGTGA